TTCACTATAACGATTACTGGTCATCATTCGTCGGGCTGGAGCAGGTGTAAGCGGTCCGGCGGCAACGACAGCCATACCTCTTTTCCCACATGCAACATCATCAAGTGGTGCAGTCGGCTTCGAACCTGTATTTCCAGATCATACTTCCCCCGATCATCCCCATCGGAAAGACTGACAAAAAGCAGGTAATCCAGACCGCGCCCGATTTCGTGTACGATCCGGCCGCGCAGGAGGTTGACCCGTTGCTCCGCCCTGTCCGGCCACACCAATCTGACATCTTCCGGTCGGATACAGCACTCCACTTCACCAGGCGCCATCTGCCCGCCGACATCGATCCGAAGATGGTGCCCTCGCCAGACGATGTCCCAGTCGCCTTCCTGGCCGTGACACGCGATACCTCGCAAGATATTCTTGGCGGCGGTATGCTCAGCGACGCGTCGGGTACGCGGTTGGTGGAGTACCTCCTCTCGACTTCCCTTCTGAAGCACCGTGCCCCCGTCGAGGATGGCGATGGTGGACGCCATCAGATATGCCTCCTGCAGATCGTGGGTCACGAGCAGGATCGTGCCCTTGAAGTCGGCCAGCATCTGAAGCAACTCCCGTCGGAGCGTCTCGCGGACGGCCGGATCAAGGGCGGAAAACGGCTCATCCAGCAGCAGGATCTCAGGGTGGCCGATCAGGGCGCGCCCCAGGGCTACACGCTGTCGCTGTCCGCCTGAAAGCTGATGCGGATAATGCTGTGCAAATGACTCCAACCGCAGGAGATGCAGCATCTCGCCTACACGATCGATCGCCTTATTCTTAGGCGTTCCTCGAGCCAGCCCAAACGAAAGATTCCCCGCTACCGTCTTATGCGGGAAGAGGGCATAGTCCTGGAAGACGAGACCCACGTGTCGCAAGTGCGGCGCCAGATCGATTCCGGCGTGCGCGTCAAAGACGGTTCGACCGTTGATACGAATCGTCCCCGAGGTCGGTCGGATCAGGCCGGCGATGGCCAGGAGCGTCAGACTTTTACCGGAGCCTGACGGTCCATAGAGGGCGGCAATCTCATCACCGACCGTAAGTTGTGTACGAAGATGGAATCCTGACAGCCGCCTGTCGAGCGCCAGCTCCAGCATCAGTATCTGACCTTCGTCATCCGAGCCACCAATACAAGGATCAGCAGCACCGCCGCCGTTGCCAGGATCGACATGGCGTTGGCCTCCTGCGGTTGATTAGCCTGAACCGCATCATAAATCGCCAGGGCGAGCGTCTGGGTACGCCCCGGGATGTTCCCTGCGATCATCAGCGTAATCCCGAACTCTCCCATGGCCCTGGCAAAGGCCAGAATCGCTCCGGCCAACATCCCCCGCCACGCCAACGGCAGGGTGATGGTACACAACACAATCAGGAGAGGTTTGAACGTCAGGCCCGCATCCTCAATCCGACGATCGATCCCCTCGAACGCTCCCTGGGCCGCCTTAATGAACAGCGGTAGTGCCGCGATGGTCGAAGCGAGGACCGCGGCCTTCCACGTAAAGATGAGGCCGATGTTCAGGCCCTCCTCCAGAATACGCCCAAGAGGCCCTTGTCGGCCGACCAGCAGCAGCAGATAGTAGCCGATCACGGTAGGCGGCAAGATCAGCGGAACCACTACGATCGATTCCAGGACTGCCCTGCCTGGAAAGCGGCCTCGCGCCAGCAGCCAGGCGACCGGCGTGCCAAGCAGCAGCGCGGCCACCGTTGCCAAACTGGCGATCTTCAACGATAGAAGCAGGGGGGCCAGTGAGATTTGAGCCATGGCTGTCCTCGTATGATGAGAGGCGGTCTCGCGTCCTGACCGTCCTTTTCAGCGAGCCGAAACCTTTGGCGGTGACAGGAACCCATGGGCCCTCAGCACCTGCTGTCCCGCCTC
The DNA window shown above is from Candidatus Methylomirabilis lanthanidiphila and carries:
- a CDS encoding ABC transporter encodes the protein MLELALDRRLSGFHLRTQLTVGDEIAALYGPSGSGKSLTLLAIAGLIRPTSGTIRINGRTVFDAHAGIDLAPHLRHVGLVFQDYALFPHKTVAGNLSFGLARGTPKNKAIDRVGEMLHLLRLESFAQHYPHQLSGGQRQRVALGRALIGHPEILLLDEPFSALDPAVRETLRRELLQMLADFKGTILLVTHDLQEAYLMASTIAILDGGTVLQKGSREEVLHQPRTRRVAEHTAAKNILRGIACHGQEGDWDIVWRGHHLRIDVGGQMAPGEVECCIRPEDVRLVWPDRAEQRVNLLRGRIVHEIGRGLDYLLFVSLSDGDDRGKYDLEIQVRSRLHHLMMLHVGKEVWLSLPPDRLHLLQPDE
- a CDS encoding molybdate ABC transporter permease, translating into MAQISLAPLLLSLKIASLATVAALLLGTPVAWLLARGRFPGRAVLESIVVVPLILPPTVIGYYLLLLVGRQGPLGRILEEGLNIGLIFTWKAAVLASTIAALPLFIKAAQGAFEGIDRRIEDAGLTFKPLLIVLCTITLPLAWRGMLAGAILAFARAMGEFGITLMIAGNIPGRTQTLALAIYDAVQANQPQEANAMSILATAAVLLILVLVARMTKVRY